From the genome of Vulpes lagopus strain Blue_001 chromosome 2, ASM1834538v1, whole genome shotgun sequence, one region includes:
- the LOC121484769 gene encoding translation initiation factor IF-2-like, protein MLMLGQENAAPTPPVPSCPLLRPGAQPSAAPLHRAPGPAQPSPAQPSPAQLLHRPAACIQAPAQGSTHPEIPDYNSQKSTPQPARRRRLARCAIHQPPTTGRRLLTARHGQSRERGGGSSPSRSDAWSAGVAGRPRSRFFGELRRVSGRRVDGPALRGVTPGVEAPFCPEDSGVRSAGCCPRRQAQAAFAPSPSLIGSPGTRGGKEAWPSRLRRAACGRRG, encoded by the coding sequence ATGCTGATGCTCGGGCAGGAGAACGCCGCGCCCACGCCTCCCGTCCCTTCCTGCCCACTACTCCGTCCAGGGGCCCAGCCCTCCGCAGCCCCGCTGCACcgcgcgcccggcccggcccagcccagcccagcccagcccagcccagcccagctgctGCACCGCCCTGCAGCTTGCATACAAGCCCCCGCCCAGGGCAGCACCCACCCGGAGATCCCGGACTACAACTCCCAGAAATCCACGCCCCAGCCGGCTCGCCGGCGCCGATTGGCTCGCTGCGCCATCCATCAACCACCAACCACCGGAAGACGGCTGCTGACGGCGCGCCACGGCCAATCACGAGAGCGAGGGGGCGGGAGCTCCCCCAGCCGGTCCGACGCCTGGAGTGCAGGCGTGGCGGGACGCCCAAGGAGTCGGTTCTTCGGAGAGCTACGGCGAGTCAGTGGTCGGAGAGTTGACGGGCCGGCCCTCCGCGGAGTGACGCCTGGGGTAGAAGCCCCGTTTTGCCCAGAAGACTCCGGAGTCCGCTCCGCCGGCTGCTGCCCCCGGCGCCAGGCCCAGGCGGCCTTCGCCCCGTCCCCGTCTCTCATTGGCTCCCCCGGTACACGTGGGGGGAAGGAGGCGTGGCCATCGCGGCTAAGGCGGGCGGCCTGCGGCCGGCGGGGATGA